From a single Marinobacter sp. THAF197a genomic region:
- a CDS encoding methyl-accepting chemotaxis protein: MLSSLKISHKLALLVVVAVTAFVVSQTFSIITERNNSERLTEVRDQLYPSLELSTINQGRLQLIENQINSAVTTGDDQQLAATRNLKDEIAANLRKIAALNPGLSQQATSLSRDLETYYGNATRIATAIIEGTADFNRIGQEASANANRLEKLRNDLDSMRSTMEARLIQAIDNTTAASSEAGTVSLVILVVALIALVTLSLIIGRSISNSLNQIISSLRNMASGEGDLTSRIHYEGKDELRALVNQFNKFVEKLHGSFATIQQDIGELNNVASHLAGTSRTNLGRISQQAQAISSTRNSVEELVKSVEEVAGFASSASDQTQDAAKFATAGQQKVNSNISTIRELMAEIEKTASLVNQFDEFSVKVGGLLETIQTVAEQTNLLALNAAIEAARAGEHGRGFAVVADEVRGLAVRTHKATEEIQQVISELSKLSGNAVTSMKGSVEMAREGVDATTESGEVLSKILENVQQISELNEQIAAATYEQSTTFSEVTGHMGDMHRNAEAVMESTDELDNVSRKIQDVSNGLQSVAGQFRV, translated from the coding sequence ATGCTCTCATCACTCAAAATTTCTCACAAACTGGCCCTGCTGGTTGTGGTTGCCGTTACCGCCTTTGTGGTCAGCCAGACGTTTTCCATTATCACCGAACGCAACAACTCCGAGCGCTTGACCGAGGTGCGCGACCAGCTCTATCCATCTCTTGAGTTGTCCACCATCAATCAGGGGCGGTTACAGCTGATCGAAAATCAGATCAATAGTGCGGTCACCACCGGCGACGACCAACAACTGGCTGCCACCCGTAATCTGAAAGATGAGATTGCAGCCAATCTCCGCAAGATCGCTGCGCTCAACCCAGGCTTAAGCCAACAGGCAACCAGCCTGAGCAGAGACCTCGAGACCTATTACGGTAACGCAACGCGCATCGCCACGGCCATTATTGAGGGCACCGCCGATTTCAACCGAATCGGCCAGGAGGCATCCGCCAACGCCAATCGTCTGGAAAAGCTGCGGAATGACCTGGACTCCATGCGCAGCACCATGGAAGCACGCCTGATCCAGGCCATTGACAACACCACGGCCGCCTCCAGTGAGGCTGGCACAGTGTCCCTGGTCATTCTGGTGGTGGCATTGATTGCCCTGGTCACCCTGAGCCTGATTATCGGCCGCTCGATCTCAAACAGCCTGAACCAGATCATCAGCTCTCTGCGCAACATGGCCTCAGGCGAAGGAGACCTTACCTCCCGTATTCATTACGAGGGCAAGGATGAACTCCGGGCACTGGTGAACCAATTCAACAAGTTCGTTGAGAAACTTCACGGGTCTTTCGCAACGATCCAGCAGGATATTGGTGAACTTAACAACGTTGCCTCGCACCTGGCCGGCACCAGCCGGACCAACCTGGGGCGCATCAGCCAGCAGGCCCAGGCCATATCCTCAACCCGAAACTCCGTTGAAGAACTGGTCAAGAGCGTTGAAGAAGTGGCGGGCTTTGCCTCGTCCGCGTCTGACCAGACTCAAGACGCTGCAAAATTTGCCACTGCCGGTCAGCAAAAGGTCAACAGCAATATCAGCACCATCCGGGAACTGATGGCCGAGATCGAAAAAACCGCCAGCCTGGTAAACCAGTTTGATGAGTTCTCCGTGAAGGTGGGCGGCCTGCTGGAGACCATCCAGACCGTTGCCGAACAGACCAACCTGTTGGCACTGAATGCCGCCATTGAAGCTGCCCGCGCCGGCGAGCACGGTCGCGGCTTTGCAGTGGTAGCCGATGAAGTGCGAGGACTGGCCGTGCGCACCCATAAAGCGACCGAAGAAATCCAGCAAGTGATTTCAGAGTTGTCCAAGTTGTCAGGCAACGCCGTTACGTCGATGAAGGGCAGTGTGGAAATGGCCCGTGAGGGCGTTGATGCCACGACTGAGTCCGGCGAAGTCCTGAGCAAGATCCTTGAAAACGTTCAGCAGATCAGCGAGCTGAACGAGCAAATTGCCGCTGCCACCTATGAGCAGAGCACCACTTTCAGCGAAGTCACCGGCCATATGGGCGATATGCATCGCAACGCCGAGGCGGTGATGGAAAGTACCGATGAGCTGGACAACGTCAGCCGCAAGATCCAGGACGTCAGTAATGGATTGCAGAGCGTTGCCGGCCAGTTCCGCGTTTAA
- the uvrD gene encoding DNA helicase II: MDVSHIIDPLNDAQREAVTAQNDHLLVLAGAGSGKTRVLVHRIAWLMTVDRVPPTGILAVTFTNKAAKEMRYRIEEMMNIPSRGLWFGTFHGIAHRLLRSHWKDAGLPENFQVLDSDDQLRMIKRVMREFQIDESQWPPKQAQWFINSQKDEGLRADHIQENPGDHFTSTMLKIYRQYEKLCQQGGLVDFGELLLRSHELWLHRPELLKHYQQRFQHILVDEFQDTNTIQYAWLQVLASNRVPLTVVGDDDQSIYGWRGAKIENIQQYQRDFPNARLVRLEQNYRSTQMILKAANSVIANNQGRLGKELWTDGPDGEPISLYAAFNEQDEANYIADSINAWVSDGNLRSESAILYRSNAQSRVLEEALMRQGIPYRVYGGLRFYDRQEIRNALAYLRLVQYHRDDAAFERVVNIPTRGIGAKSLAELREYATEQGISLWESAERLLAAGQVKGRAKTGLQSFMDIINGLSEMVGEASLQGLMKQAIEASGLKDYHASEKGEKGQARVENLEELVNALSDFEVEEGVDPLAEFIAQAALDAGEAQADAHEDSVQLMTLHSAKGLEFPLVFLAGVEEGLFPHSMSLEEPGRMEEERRLAYVGITRAMKKLVLTYAESRRLYGQEKFHALSRFVREIPADCLQEVRLRNTVTRPAMVGRPNESMFSQDSAQQSGFSLGQRVRHPKFGEGIVMNSEGTGHHTRVQVNFDEGAKWLVLAYAPLEAC; encoded by the coding sequence ATGGATGTCTCCCACATTATCGACCCCCTGAACGACGCCCAGCGCGAGGCCGTTACTGCCCAGAACGATCACCTGCTGGTGCTGGCCGGCGCGGGCAGTGGTAAAACCCGTGTACTGGTGCACCGCATTGCCTGGCTGATGACGGTAGACCGGGTACCGCCCACCGGTATCCTGGCGGTGACCTTTACCAACAAGGCCGCCAAGGAGATGCGCTACCGCATCGAGGAGATGATGAACATTCCCTCCCGCGGGTTATGGTTCGGTACCTTTCACGGCATTGCCCACCGCCTGCTGCGCTCCCACTGGAAAGACGCCGGCCTGCCGGAGAACTTCCAGGTGCTGGACAGTGACGACCAGCTGCGCATGATCAAACGGGTGATGCGGGAGTTCCAGATTGATGAAAGCCAGTGGCCGCCCAAGCAGGCCCAGTGGTTTATCAACAGTCAGAAAGACGAAGGCCTGCGGGCGGATCACATCCAGGAAAACCCGGGCGATCACTTCACCAGCACCATGCTGAAAATCTACCGCCAGTACGAAAAGCTCTGCCAACAAGGCGGGCTGGTGGATTTTGGCGAGCTGCTGCTGCGCTCCCACGAACTGTGGTTGCACCGGCCGGAACTGCTGAAGCATTACCAGCAGCGTTTTCAGCATATTCTGGTGGACGAGTTCCAGGACACCAACACCATTCAATACGCCTGGCTGCAGGTGCTGGCCAGCAACCGGGTGCCGCTGACCGTGGTGGGTGACGACGACCAGTCGATTTACGGCTGGCGTGGCGCCAAGATTGAGAACATCCAGCAGTACCAGCGGGACTTTCCCAATGCCCGGCTGGTGCGCCTGGAGCAGAACTACCGCTCCACCCAGATGATCCTGAAGGCTGCCAACTCTGTGATCGCCAACAACCAGGGCCGTTTGGGCAAGGAATTGTGGACCGACGGCCCTGATGGCGAGCCGATCAGCCTGTACGCGGCGTTCAACGAGCAGGATGAAGCCAATTACATTGCCGATTCCATCAATGCCTGGGTCAGCGACGGCAACCTGCGCAGCGAATCGGCCATTCTGTACCGCTCCAACGCCCAGTCCCGGGTGCTGGAAGAGGCGCTGATGCGCCAGGGCATTCCCTACCGGGTATATGGCGGCCTGCGCTTCTACGACCGCCAGGAAATCCGCAACGCCCTGGCTTACCTGCGCCTGGTGCAGTACCACCGGGACGACGCTGCCTTTGAACGGGTAGTCAATATCCCCACCCGGGGCATCGGCGCCAAGAGCCTGGCGGAGTTGCGGGAATACGCCACCGAGCAAGGCATTTCCCTGTGGGAGTCCGCCGAGCGCCTGCTGGCGGCGGGCCAGGTTAAAGGCCGGGCCAAAACCGGGTTGCAGTCGTTTATGGACATCATCAACGGCTTGTCTGAAATGGTCGGTGAGGCGTCATTGCAGGGCCTGATGAAGCAGGCCATCGAGGCCAGTGGTCTGAAGGACTACCACGCCAGCGAAAAAGGCGAGAAGGGCCAGGCGAGGGTAGAGAACCTGGAAGAACTGGTGAACGCATTGTCGGATTTCGAGGTGGAAGAAGGTGTCGACCCGCTGGCGGAATTCATCGCCCAGGCAGCCCTGGACGCCGGCGAAGCCCAGGCCGATGCCCATGAAGACAGCGTGCAGTTGATGACCCTGCACTCGGCCAAGGGCCTGGAATTCCCGCTGGTGTTCCTGGCGGGCGTGGAGGAAGGTTTGTTCCCCCACAGCATGTCACTGGAAGAGCCTGGGCGCATGGAAGAAGAGCGGCGCCTGGCTTACGTGGGCATTACCCGGGCGATGAAAAAGCTGGTACTCACTTACGCGGAATCGCGCCGTTTGTACGGGCAGGAAAAGTTCCACGCGCTGTCGCGGTTTGTGCGGGAGATCCCGGCGGATTGCCTGCAGGAAGTCCGATTACGCAATACGGTGACGCGCCCGGCCATGGTGGGCCGCCCCAATGAAAGCATGTTCAGCCAGGACTCCGCCCAGCAGTCGGGTTTCAGTCTGGGGCAGCGGGTGCGTCATCCGAAGTTTGGGGAGGGCATCGTGATGAACTCCGAGGGGACCGGGCATCACACTCGCGTGCAGGTGAACTTTGATGAGGGGGCCAAGTGGCTGGTTCTGGCCTATGCACCTTTGGAAGCCTGCTAG